GGAGACTCATTTTTTTGTTTTTCTTTTGTTTGCTATACCTATTCGGCTAAAGCCTTGTGTCAGGTTTCAAGTTTCAGGTTCTTACTTTGTGTCTAAACTTGAACTAAAAATCTATTTTTTTTATTCTATTTTCTATTCTCTTTTTTCTTTAGTCTAAAAAACTAATCAATCGGAAGAATCGTTACTAAACTTCCTTTTTTCATCTTTTCGCAATCCTGTTCTACAATCACTAAACCATTGGCGATAGCAAAAGAATTTAACATTGACGAAGCTTGACCGTCTAAAATCGTAACGCTTGTTTCATCATACAATGCTTTTAGAAATAATGTCTTGCCAGTTGTATTTTCGATATCATCATTCAGCTTTCTTGTGATTTTTGGAAGATGAGTGTTTGAAAAACCCATCAGATTTTTTACTGCTGGATAAACATAAATATAGAAGTTCGTTAATGATGAAGCCGGATTTCCTGGAAGCGCAAATACCAAAGTATTCTTTTTAGAACCAAAAAACATTGGCTTTCCCGGTTTTTGATTTATTTTATAAAAAAGTTCCTCTACTCCATTTTCTAACAAAGCTTCTTTTACAAAATCATAATCTCCAACTGAAATTCCGCCAGAAATTAATATTATATCATTCTTTTTTAAAAGATCTTTCAAAACATTTTTCGTTTCTTTCAGACTGTCTTTTACTCTAAAAACCTTTGCATTCTTTATTCCTATTGTCTGTAAAGCCGCCTGAAGCATAATAGAATTACTCTCGTAAATTTTTCCCTTTTTTAGCTTTTTTCCTGGCTCTACCAATTCGTTTCCTGTAACCAAAATGGCAACTTTAGGCTTTTTATATACTTGTATTTCTGTAATTCCTAAACAAGCTAAAAAACCAATTGCTGCCGGTGTAATTACTGTATTAGCATCAAAAACAACATCTTCTTCATTAATCTGTTCCCCTTTATTTCTAACATTTGCAAATGGCTCAGGCATTTTGGCAATCAAAATAGAATCGTCATTTGCCATAACATCTTCTTGCATTACCACAGTATCTGCATTTTTAGGAACATGAGCACCTGTAAAGATGCGGACAGCTTCATTTTCTTTTAGTTTTACTTTTAAATGATCTCCAGCCTGAGAAATGCCAATGATATCAAATTGATGTCTCCCCGAATGAATAAAAGCATATCCATCCATTGCAGATTGACGAAACGGAGGCATAGCAATGGGCGAATAAATTGTTTCTGCAAGAACATAACCAAGTGCTTTATGCACTGCTATTTTCTGTTTGGGCATATTTGAGCTGTTCGCTGCAACAATTTCTAAGGCTTCTTTAACTTCAATCATTTTTATCTAGATATAAAACTAAGTAAAAATACTTATTTACAAATATAAGTATTTCTGCTTACGATGAACATTTTTTTTGGTTTTATTTTAATTTCTATAAAATTACTCTAATTTATTCGAAATCAACTTTAAAATTCACATCTGATTTTTATAAAATAAACCGTTAGACCACTTTCTTTGACGTTTTAGAGTTCTATTTTTATCTCTTGAAGTAACTTTACAGACTTTTACTTATTAAAAATTAAGTATAAAATACTACAATTTTATTGCTATTCAAAAAATTATTTTAACATTTGTTTCAGTTCAAAATATCATTTTATCCCTTTTATAATAAGGCTTCAGCAAACCAAACCTCATCTACAGCAAGCACATAGCTCTTTATTTTTCAAAAAAAAACAAACAAATTTTTGGTTTTTATTATATAAAATTTAACTTTGTCTATAGGATTAGTAGAGTTTAAAATAATATTTCAAACTAAATAATTATTATTGTGAAAACAACAGAAAGCATATTGCATTACATTCTTCCTAAAAAGTACACTTATAACACTTCTTGTTGTATGTGTTTCTGTTGTTAATAATCTACTTTTATTTTGTTTGCTGATTTTTACATAAAAGCAAATTTCTTAAAAACACACCACCAAAAATATTTATTGCATTTACCCAAAAATCTCTCTGAGGCATTTTTATGCTTTGGACAGATTCTTGAAACCGTACCTTTTATTCAGAAATTAAATAACTAACAACTAAAGAAAACTAAAATGAAAACAATGCAAAGCTGTTGCTGTAAATAAAAAAAGCCATTTCTGCGGCAACAGAAATGGCAAGGCTTAAAGAACATTTATCACTAAATCAAGAACACTTTTAGAGTGCTGTATAAACAGTGCTCAGGGCATCTTGTTAATTACTTAAAACCATTACAAAGAAATGAAAAAAAAATTAAACATATACATACCGCTGTTTCTACTCTTGATAACGACGGGAATATACGCCCAAAATACCACGCCGCTTAT
This portion of the Flavobacterium panacagri genome encodes:
- a CDS encoding molybdopterin molybdotransferase MoeA — encoded protein: MIEVKEALEIVAANSSNMPKQKIAVHKALGYVLAETIYSPIAMPPFRQSAMDGYAFIHSGRHQFDIIGISQAGDHLKVKLKENEAVRIFTGAHVPKNADTVVMQEDVMANDDSILIAKMPEPFANVRNKGEQINEEDVVFDANTVITPAAIGFLACLGITEIQVYKKPKVAILVTGNELVEPGKKLKKGKIYESNSIMLQAALQTIGIKNAKVFRVKDSLKETKNVLKDLLKKNDIILISGGISVGDYDFVKEALLENGVEELFYKINQKPGKPMFFGSKKNTLVFALPGNPASSLTNFYIYVYPAVKNLMGFSNTHLPKITRKLNDDIENTTGKTLFLKALYDETSVTILDGQASSMLNSFAIANGLVIVEQDCEKMKKGSLVTILPID